A single genomic interval of Thermoplasmatales archaeon harbors:
- a CDS encoding tandem-95 repeat protein, producing the protein MGIIGIAIAIIFGGIIIPRIIEGQNNTTLEVAIVSWNIIGIDDNKPKTEGPNCSIVQVRIWNNGSYNATNVRVNFSWSAENATYIYLHGNERTEKNIGTIENNSTKDVFFVVNITRSSASKDKTRAFTINVTADNANPANASQKLRVEGLREQSDDSSKLVYISNSNPAIGEEFEVHVWDNTTSAATNCSFPLEYDPAVIELVNVTVNTSGSLTYEVYMDSNAAGSHYVIYRFKVLNAGATNITTIMQDLRGGSYKYNSDYGKVNITITPVYPEILVSKTVWNGSSWGENVTKHVGENIVFNITVKSNGTENLSYINITDILPSCFSYVSGSAKKNDTPISDPVQWGNNISWNLTGPFPNSTWFYIIFNATAGCKGNFTNVANVSAEGNRSHIMVYDEDEASVNVINSPPVANNDYYSTNEDTQLVVNAPGVLGNDSDIDGDTLTAILVSSPSHGSLTFNSNGSFTYTPDANYHGTDSFTYKANDGQADSNIATVYITINSVNDPPIANDDYYSTNEDTQLVVNAPGVLGNDSDIDGDTLTAILVSSPSHG; encoded by the coding sequence ATGGGTATAATAGGAATAGCGATAGCAATAATATTCGGAGGAATAATTATTCCAAGAATAATAGAAGGACAAAATAATACTACTTTAGAAGTTGCAATTGTTTCTTGGAATATTATAGGAATAGATGATAATAAGCCAAAGACAGAAGGGCCAAATTGTTCAATTGTTCAAGTAAGAATATGGAACAATGGCTCATATAATGCAACAAATGTAAGGGTTAATTTTAGCTGGTCAGCAGAAAATGCTACTTATATTTATTTACATGGAAATGAAAGAACAGAAAAAAATATTGGAACAATAGAAAATAATTCTACTAAAGATGTTTTCTTTGTTGTAAATATAACTAGAAGTAGTGCATCAAAGGATAAAACAAGAGCTTTTACAATAAATGTTACTGCGGATAATGCAAATCCAGCCAATGCAAGTCAGAAGCTAAGAGTGGAAGGATTACGCGAGCAAAGTGACGATAGCTCTAAACTAGTCTATATTTCAAATTCAAATCCAGCAATAGGTGAGGAGTTTGAGGTTCATGTATGGGATAACACAACTAGTGCGGCAACTAATTGCAGTTTTCCCTTAGAATATGATCCTGCTGTTATTGAATTAGTAAATGTTACTGTTAATACAAGTGGGAGCCTTACATACGAGGTTTATATGGATAGTAATGCTGCAGGAAGTCATTATGTCATTTATAGGTTTAAAGTACTCAATGCCGGAGCTACTAATATAACTACAATAATGCAGGATTTAAGAGGGGGGAGTTATAAGTATAATTCAGATTATGGAAAGGTAAATATAACTATTACTCCGGTTTATCCAGAAATTTTGGTATCAAAAACTGTATGGAATGGCTCTTCTTGGGGTGAAAATGTTACTAAGCATGTAGGTGAAAATATAGTTTTTAATATAACTGTAAAAAGCAATGGAACAGAGAATTTATCCTATATAAATATTACAGATATACTGCCAAGCTGTTTTAGTTATGTAAGCGGCTCTGCTAAAAAGAATGATACGCCTATTAGCGATCCAGTTCAATGGGGCAATAATATTTCATGGAATTTAACGGGACCATTTCCAAACTCAACTTGGTTCTACATTATTTTTAATGCAACTGCTGGATGCAAGGGAAATTTTACAAATGTGGCAAATGTAAGTGCTGAAGGAAATAGAAGTCATATTATGGTATACGATGAAGATGAGGCAAGCGTAAATGTAATAAATTCTCCTCCAGTTGCAAATAATGATTATTATTCAACAAATGAAGATACTCAATTAGTTGTAAATGCTCCAGGAGTTCTTGGAAATGATAGCGATATAGATGGAGATACTTTAACTGCAATTCTTGTTAGCTCTCCATCCCATGGAAGCTTGACATTTAATTCAAATGGTTCATTTACCTATACCCCAGATGCAAATTATCATGGCACAGATAGCTTTACTTATAAAGCAAATGATGGACAAGCAGATAGCAACATTGCAACAGTTTATATTACAATAAATAGCGTAAATGATCCACCTATTGCAAATGATGATTATTATTCAACAAATGAAGATACTCAATTAGTTGTAAATGCTCCAGGAGTTCTTGGAAATGATAGCGATATAGATGGAGATACTTTAACTGCAATTCTTGTTAGCTCTCCATCCCATGGA
- a CDS encoding response regulator gives MRKKIMLIIDDEKEIHDLIKEYLSPLNIEFYSAYSGEEGVKMYNELMAKNKKPDLVVMDLNLSGSRKFEDLINQIEGKKMDGVRTTEEILKIDKNANVVGFTAFAHLDWGKRLKSLGIKNVFGREIGFDGFAKKVNELLA, from the coding sequence ATGAGGAAAAAAATAATGCTTATAATTGATGATGAAAAGGAAATACATGATTTGATTAAGGAATATCTCTCCCCCTTAAATATTGAGTTTTATTCCGCTTATAGTGGCGAGGAGGGAGTAAAAATGTATAATGAGTTGATGGCTAAAAATAAGAAACCTGACTTGGTGGTAATGGATTTAAATCTATCAGGCTCAAGAAAATTTGAGGATTTAATAAATCAGATTGAAGGGAAAAAAATGGATGGAGTAAGAACAACAGAAGAAATATTGAAAATAGATAAAAATGCAAATGTTGTTGGTTTCACTGCATTTGCTCATCTTGACTGGGGAAAAAGATTAAAGTCACTTGGAATAAAAAATGTTTTCGGGAGAGAAATAGGATTTGATGGATTTGCTAAAAAAGTAAATGAACTTTTAGCATGA
- a CDS encoding UbiA prenyltransferase family protein — MKKIFAYSKLLRLPGLGGLAIPPVFGAISVGIYDFYSLTLLFLIGAFSAIYGFVLNDYADVELDSLIPELRGKPLVSGEVSRKNAVAVCFFCVLLAFLSIAIMWKGEIIDELRFSAFVSIFLAGVLGSIYNLYGKKIAGSDFFVAISMSFVFLFGALSFDKPNLLTWIIFILTFEQTLHMNAVEGGIKDADHDFLMGVKNIALASGVKVEKNKIFIPLSFKIFGFLLRLSSAVLIFIPFIYGLNYEIWQVCLLALLTISFIYIEIKFLSIKEFERAKIRKMISSAAFIRYAVVPIMLVSKIGLLGIFLAVFPILWYMAFIPLTGVKPFQPEM; from the coding sequence ATGAAAAAGATTTTTGCTTATTCCAAACTGCTTCGCCTTCCTGGCTTGGGCGGGCTTGCGATTCCGCCAGTATTTGGGGCTATCTCTGTTGGAATTTATGATTTTTATTCTCTCACCCTTCTTTTTTTAATTGGAGCTTTCTCTGCCATCTATGGATTTGTTCTAAATGATTATGCGGATGTTGAACTTGATAGCCTTATACCGGAGCTAAGAGGAAAGCCCCTTGTAAGCGGAGAAGTTTCAAGGAAAAATGCTGTTGCAGTTTGCTTTTTTTGTGTTCTGCTTGCCTTTCTTTCAATAGCAATAATGTGGAAGGGAGAAATTATTGATGAACTGCGCTTTTCTGCATTTGTAAGCATATTTCTTGCAGGAGTTTTAGGAAGCATTTACAATTTATATGGAAAAAAAATTGCTGGCTCTGACTTTTTTGTTGCAATTTCAATGTCATTTGTATTTTTATTCGGCGCCCTTTCTTTTGATAAACCAAACTTGCTTACATGGATAATTTTTATTCTTACTTTTGAGCAGACATTACATATGAATGCTGTTGAAGGAGGAATAAAGGATGCGGACCATGACTTTCTTATGGGGGTAAAAAATATCGCACTTGCAAGTGGGGTAAAGGTAGAAAAAAACAAGATTTTCATTCCTCTTTCATTTAAAATTTTTGGTTTCTTACTTCGCCTTTCATCAGCGGTTTTAATTTTCATTCCTTTCATATATGGCTTGAATTATGAAATATGGCAGGTTTGCCTTCTTGCATTGCTAACAATTTCTTTCATTTACATTGAAATAAAATTTTTGAGCATAAAGGAATTTGAAAGGGCTAAAATAAGGAAAATGATAAGTTCAGCAGCATTTATAAGATATGCAGTTGTTCCCATAATGCTCGTAAGCAAAATTGGCTTGCTCGGCATATTCCTCGCTGTCTTCCCAATCCTATGGTATATGGCATTTATCCCTCTAACAGGCGTAAAACCCTTCCAGCCGGAGATGTAA
- a CDS encoding FAD-dependent oxidoreductase, with protein MKACIIGAGVGGLACGALLAKNGWEIEIYEKEGVVGGRAMSIELSEEYFKAIERFNISVLDFSEEYESKEVDLGFHLIGGGKKGGCIRLLNSLGIEIEFIGSKIGFIGEKINYPFLSRFDKIKMMPRIIQLLTTRRSKLEEMKKNSMEEMIKKYGKGKMKEVLEIFPRLITTVNDLSKISAGEVFFAQRELLGGQPVVYPKNGLGEISEKLKEYVEERNGKIFLGKEVNEIIIDDGIAKGIKIKKEEKYYDAIISTIPLQNIFSIAKEKNFPKEWADYIKNLKPTASLVSYHAVDDVGNLRNKSFVFIEKDCDFEGNDVVGMIDFKKEGLIQSYAICSPEEAKNKEKMNELMEIIEKNIKKIIPEKKVKWHIYSAVKYLDGVAKTIDCIKPSVVTPIKNLYIAGDYVNSKGVGINCAADSSNLISSILLA; from the coding sequence ATGAAAGCATGCATAATTGGCGCTGGCGTCGGCGGCTTGGCGTGTGGGGCATTGCTTGCAAAAAATGGATGGGAGATAGAGATATATGAAAAAGAAGGGGTGGTTGGTGGGAGGGCAATGTCTATAGAGCTCAGCGAGGAATATTTTAAAGCCATCGAAAGGTTTAATATTTCTGTTCTGGATTTTTCTGAAGAATATGAGAGCAAAGAAGTTGATCTAGGATTTCATTTAATTGGAGGGGGAAAGAAGGGAGGATGCATTAGGTTGCTGAATAGCTTGGGAATAGAGATTGAATTCATTGGCTCAAAAATTGGTTTTATAGGGGAAAAAATAAATTACCCATTTTTAAGCAGATTTGATAAAATAAAAATGATGCCAAGAATAATACAGCTTCTTACAACAAGAAGGAGCAAGCTTGAAGAAATGAAGAAAAATTCGATGGAAGAAATGATTAAAAAATATGGAAAGGGAAAAATGAAAGAAGTTCTTGAGATTTTCCCCCGCCTTATAACAACAGTTAATGATTTAAGCAAAATTTCCGCAGGTGAGGTATTTTTTGCCCAGCGCGAACTTTTAGGCGGGCAACCAGTTGTATATCCAAAGAATGGCTTGGGAGAAATTTCAGAAAAATTGAAGGAATATGTAGAAGAAAGGAATGGAAAAATATTTCTCGGAAAGGAGGTTAATGAAATTATAATAGATGATGGAATTGCAAAGGGAATAAAAATAAAAAAAGAGGAAAAATATTATGATGCAATAATTTCAACAATTCCTTTGCAGAATATTTTTTCAATAGCCAAGGAAAAGAATTTTCCAAAGGAATGGGCTGATTATATAAAAAATCTAAAACCAACAGCAAGCTTGGTTTCATATCATGCAGTTGATGATGTTGGCAATTTAAGAAATAAATCATTTGTTTTTATTGAAAAAGATTGTGATTTTGAAGGAAATGATGTCGTTGGAATGATTGACTTCAAGAAAGAAGGGCTTATTCAATCTTATGCAATTTGCTCTCCTGAGGAAGCAAAGAATAAGGAAAAGATGAATGAATTAATGGAAATAATTGAAAAGAATATAAAGAAAATTATTCCTGAAAAAAAAGTGAAATGGCATATATATTCAGCGGTAAAATATCTTGATGGAGTTGCAAAAACAATTGATTGCATAAAGCCAAGCGTTGTCACGCCAATAAAAAATTTGTATATAGCGGGCGATTATGTTAATTCAAAAGGAGTTGGAATAAACTGCGCCGCTGATTCATCAAACCTAATTTCTTCTATTCTTTTAGCATAA